The Drosophila suzukii chromosome X, CBGP_Dsuzu_IsoJpt1.0, whole genome shotgun sequence DNA window AGGATCTGCTACGCAAGAGCGGCAAGAAGCCGGTGGAGAACCATGCCGCCGTGTGGGTGCCGGACACGGATGCCAGCATATGCATGCACTGCAAGAAGACGCAGTTCACTTTCATTCAGCGCCGGCATCACTGCCGCAATTGCGGCGCCGTCGTCTGCGCCGGCTGCTCGGCCAAGAAGTTCCTGCTGCCACAGCAGAGCACTAAGGCGCTGCGCGTCTGCGACGCCTGCTACGAACGCTTAAAGCATGTGCCCAGCTCCCTGGACTCTGCAGCTGGTGGCGCCGCCGCCTCTGGCAACAAGCTCAACACAACTGCTGGCGACAGCTCCAACGACGAGGACTCCGACGAGGAGACAGCCTCCCCGGGCGGCGAATCGCATGACGAGCCGCGCTTCTACGGCGACAACAGCGTGCTCTCCGCCGCCGACGACTCCTCGACGATAACATCGCCCTCCTCCGCCACCTCCGCGCCGGCGGCCAGCAGCTTGGAGGCTCCCCAGGTGGCTCCGACCGTCCAGAGCTCTCCGCCTGCCGTTGCGACGGCGGGCAGCAACTGTTGAGCGGACCAGATAGCAAATGTTTATGGTAGATATGACCAATTGAACTCTCACACACTCAACAGACATCCTGCAGCCTTGTAAGCTTTTTGTCATAGCCTCTAGCAGTCATCTTCAATGCAAGACTTTTCGAACCTAAGACCTGATGAACATCTTTTGGACCATCTAGTTGTATGTTGGGAAAGTCTAGAACATTACTCGTGACTGCGACCTTGCCTTGTCTTCGTTTTCGTTTTCGGTTTCTTTTCTCGTTTTCCATATTTCACAAATTCCGTTTGGCGCGATAATCTTATCAGCCAAGTgactgcggctgctgctgctctaTTTTGCGCTGGCAAACAAACGGGGTGGAGCTGGAGTTGGGGCGGATACTAAGTGGGCTGTGATGGTCCCCGTATCGGCACACAAGCGTTCCAGCCGCGCCAGGGCCG harbors:
- the rush gene encoding pleckstrin homology domain-containing family F member 1 homolog encodes the protein MVDRLVNSEANTRRIASVESCFGSSGVPLAMQGRVLVGEGVLTKMCRKRPKSRQFFLFNDILVYGNIVIGKKKYNKQHIMPLEEVSLESIADNQAYRNGWYIRTTTKSFVVFAATSTEKQEWMAHINKCVEDLLRKSGKKPVENHAAVWVPDTDASICMHCKKTQFTFIQRRHHCRNCGAVVCAGCSAKKFLLPQQSTKALRVCDACYERLKHVPSSLDSAAGGAAASGNKLNTTAGDSSNDEDSDEETASPGGESHDEPRFYGDNSVLSAADDSSTITSPSSATSAPAASSLEAPQVAPTVQSSPPAVATAGSNC